One stretch of Cedecea neteri DNA includes these proteins:
- the dppA gene encoding dipeptide ABC transporter periplasmic-binding protein DppA: MSISLKKSGMLKFGLSLVAMTVAASVQAKTLVYCSEGSPEGFNPQLFTSGTTYDASSVPIYNRLVEFKTGTTEIIPGLAEKWDVSPDGKTYTFHLRKGVKWQDNKDFKPTRDFNADDVVFSFDRQKNKDNPYHKVSGGSYEYFEGMGLPDLITEIKKVDDNTVQFVLARPEAPFLADMAMDFASILSKEYADNMMKAGTPEKTDLNPIGTGPFQLLQYQKDSRILYKAFEGYWGAKPKIDRLVFSITPDASVRYAKLQKNECQVMPFPNPADIARMKEDKNINLMEQAGLNVGYLSFNTEKKPFDDVKVRQALTYAVNKEAIIKAVYQGAGTAAKNLIPPTMWGYNDDVKDYTYDPEKAKALLKEAGQDKGFTVDLWAMPVQRPYNPNARRMAEMIQADWAKVGVTAKIVTYEWGEYLKRAKAGEHQAVMMGWTGDNGDPDNFFATLFSCAAAKDGSNYSRWCYKPFEDLIQPARATDDHNKRIELYKQAQVVMHDQAPALIIAHSTVFEPVRKEVKGYVVDPLGKHHFENVSVE; encoded by the coding sequence ATGAGTATTTCCTTGAAGAAGTCAGGGATGCTGAAATTTGGTCTGAGCCTGGTTGCCATGACCGTTGCAGCAAGCGTACAAGCCAAAACCCTGGTTTACTGTTCAGAAGGTTCCCCAGAGGGCTTTAACCCACAGCTGTTCACCTCCGGCACGACTTACGATGCCAGCTCCGTTCCAATTTATAACCGACTGGTAGAATTCAAAACCGGCACCACCGAAATCATCCCAGGCCTCGCTGAGAAATGGGACGTTAGCCCGGACGGCAAAACCTACACCTTCCACCTGCGTAAAGGCGTGAAGTGGCAGGACAATAAAGACTTCAAACCGACTCGTGATTTTAACGCCGACGACGTTGTGTTCTCCTTCGACCGTCAGAAAAACAAAGACAACCCGTACCACAAAGTTTCTGGCGGCAGCTATGAATACTTCGAAGGTATGGGCCTGCCTGACCTGATTACCGAAATCAAGAAAGTCGACGACAACACCGTGCAGTTCGTGCTGGCACGTCCAGAAGCGCCGTTCCTCGCGGACATGGCCATGGACTTCGCCTCTATTCTTTCTAAAGAATATGCCGACAACATGATGAAAGCCGGCACCCCGGAAAAAACCGACCTGAACCCAATCGGTACCGGCCCATTCCAGCTGCTGCAGTACCAGAAAGACTCCCGTATTCTGTATAAAGCCTTTGAAGGCTACTGGGGCGCCAAGCCGAAGATCGATCGTCTGGTCTTCTCCATCACCCCAGACGCTTCCGTGCGTTACGCCAAGCTGCAGAAAAACGAATGTCAGGTGATGCCGTTCCCGAACCCGGCTGACATCGCCCGCATGAAAGAAGACAAAAACATCAATCTGATGGAACAGGCCGGCTTGAACGTGGGCTACCTCTCCTTCAACACCGAGAAGAAGCCGTTTGACGACGTGAAAGTGCGCCAGGCGCTGACCTACGCGGTAAACAAAGAAGCGATCATCAAAGCGGTTTATCAGGGCGCGGGCACCGCGGCTAAAAACCTGATCCCACCAACCATGTGGGGCTACAACGATGACGTGAAGGACTACACCTACGATCCTGAAAAAGCGAAAGCGCTGCTGAAAGAAGCGGGCCAGGATAAAGGCTTCACCGTTGACCTGTGGGCTATGCCGGTACAGCGTCCTTATAACCCGAACGCTCGCCGCATGGCCGAGATGATTCAGGCTGACTGGGCGAAAGTGGGCGTGACCGCCAAAATCGTGACCTACGAGTGGGGCGAGTACCTGAAGCGTGCTAAAGCGGGCGAGCACCAGGCCGTAATGATGGGCTGGACCGGCGACAATGGGGATCCGGATAACTTCTTCGCGACCCTGTTCAGCTGTGCCGCGGCGAAAGACGGTTCTAACTACTCTCGCTGGTGCTACAAGCCGTTTGAAGACCTGATTCAGCCGGCTCGCGCAACCGACGACCACAACAAGCGTATTGAACTGTACAAACAGGCTCAGGTTGTGATGCACGATCAGGCGCCTGCGCTGATCATCGCTCACTCCACCGTGTTCGAGCCAGTGCGTAAAGAAGTCAAAGGCTACGTGGTCGATCCGCTGGGCAAACACCACTTCGAAAACGTGTCCGTCGAATAA
- the dppD gene encoding dipeptide ABC transporter ATP-binding protein has protein sequence MALLNVDKLSVHFGDEDAPFRAVDRISYSVDQGQVVGIVGESGSGKSVSSLAIMGLIDFPGRVMPEKLEFNGRDLKRISEKERRNLVGAEVAMIFQDPMTSLNPCYTVGFQIMEAIKVHQGGNKKTRRQRAIDLLTQVGIPDPGSRLDVYPHQLSGGMSQRVMIAMAIACRPKLLIADEPTTALDVTIQAQIIELLLELQQKENMALILITHDLALVAEAAHKIIVMYAGQVVEAGSSHDIFRAPRHPYTQALLRALPEFAQDKARLASLPGVVPGKYDRPNGCLLNPRCPYATDKCRSEEPELAMLADGRQSKCHYPLDDAGRPTL, from the coding sequence ATGGCGTTATTAAATGTAGATAAATTATCGGTGCATTTCGGCGACGAAGACGCACCGTTCCGTGCCGTTGACCGCATCAGCTATAGCGTGGATCAGGGGCAAGTTGTCGGCATCGTGGGGGAGTCCGGCTCCGGTAAATCCGTCAGCTCGCTGGCGATTATGGGGCTTATCGACTTCCCAGGCCGCGTAATGCCGGAAAAACTGGAGTTCAACGGCCGGGACCTGAAGCGCATTTCTGAGAAAGAGCGCCGCAACCTGGTGGGCGCCGAAGTGGCGATGATCTTCCAGGACCCGATGACCAGTCTGAACCCGTGCTACACCGTCGGTTTCCAGATTATGGAAGCCATTAAGGTGCACCAGGGCGGTAATAAGAAAACCCGCCGCCAGCGCGCTATCGACCTGCTGACGCAGGTGGGGATCCCCGATCCGGGTTCGCGCCTCGACGTTTACCCGCACCAGCTCTCCGGCGGGATGAGCCAGCGCGTGATGATCGCCATGGCGATTGCCTGTCGTCCTAAGCTGTTGATTGCCGATGAGCCGACCACCGCGCTCGACGTAACCATTCAGGCGCAGATCATCGAGCTGCTGCTGGAGCTGCAGCAAAAAGAGAACATGGCGCTGATCCTGATCACCCATGACCTCGCGCTGGTTGCCGAAGCCGCCCATAAAATCATCGTGATGTACGCAGGTCAGGTAGTGGAAGCGGGCTCGTCCCACGATATCTTCCGCGCGCCTCGCCACCCGTACACTCAGGCCCTGCTCCGTGCGCTGCCGGAATTTGCACAGGATAAAGCGCGTCTGGCCTCGCTGCCGGGCGTGGTACCGGGCAAGTACGACCGACCAAACGGCTGCCTGCTTAACCCGCGCTGCCCGTACGCCACCGACAAATGCCGCAGCGAAGAGCCGGAGCTCGCCATGCTGGCAGACGGGCGTCAGTCCAAATGCCACTACCCACTCGATGATGCCGGGAGGCCAACCCTATGA
- a CDS encoding sugar kinase, whose product MHQLDVITIGEAMAMFVASETGDLAAAEHFVKRAAGAELNVATGLARLGLNVGWVSRVGNDSFGRYVLQQLAKENIDARAVTVDEQYRTGFQLKSKVEDGTDPIVEYFRKDSAASHLSVADFNSEYFLSARHLHLSGVAAALSGTSLELLNHAAKTMKQQGKTLSFDPNLRPVLWRSEAEMVQQLNQLAFQADWVLPGVKEGIVLTGQNTPEGIADFYLHHGVKVVVLKTGADGAWYKTADGEKGAVAAVKVDNVVDTVGAGDGFAVGVISALLEGKSLHQAVSRGNKIGSLAIQVIGDSEGLPTRSALGE is encoded by the coding sequence ATGCATCAGCTGGATGTCATCACGATTGGTGAAGCGATGGCGATGTTCGTCGCCAGCGAAACCGGCGATCTGGCCGCCGCCGAACACTTTGTTAAACGCGCCGCAGGTGCCGAGCTGAACGTCGCCACAGGGCTGGCTCGCCTGGGCTTAAACGTCGGCTGGGTAAGCCGCGTAGGCAATGACTCCTTTGGCCGCTACGTGCTGCAACAGCTGGCGAAGGAAAACATCGATGCCCGCGCCGTCACCGTAGACGAGCAATACCGCACCGGCTTTCAGCTCAAATCCAAAGTCGAAGATGGAACCGATCCCATCGTGGAATATTTCCGCAAGGACTCCGCCGCCAGCCATCTGTCGGTGGCCGACTTCAACAGCGAATACTTTCTCTCGGCGCGCCATCTGCACCTGAGCGGCGTGGCGGCAGCCCTGTCAGGCACGTCGCTGGAGCTGCTGAATCACGCGGCAAAAACGATGAAGCAGCAGGGCAAAACGCTCTCCTTCGATCCTAACCTGCGCCCGGTACTGTGGCGCAGCGAAGCCGAAATGGTACAGCAGCTTAACCAGCTGGCCTTCCAGGCCGACTGGGTGCTGCCCGGCGTGAAAGAAGGCATCGTGCTCACCGGGCAAAACACCCCGGAAGGGATCGCCGATTTTTATCTTCATCATGGCGTAAAAGTCGTGGTGCTAAAAACCGGCGCGGACGGCGCCTGGTATAAAACCGCAGACGGCGAGAAAGGCGCGGTCGCGGCGGTAAAAGTAGACAACGTAGTGGATACCGTGGGTGCCGGAGACGGCTTTGCGGTCGGGGTGATAAGCGCCCTGCTGGAAGGGAAATCTTTGCATCAGGCCGTCAGCCGGGGCAACAAAATCGGCTCACTGGCGATACAGGTCATCGGTGACAGCGAAGGTCTACCGACCCGAAGCGCACTGGGCGAATAA
- the dppB gene encoding dipeptide ABC transporter permease DppB — protein sequence MLQFILRRLGLVIPTFIGITLLTFAFVHMIPGDPVMIMAGERGISPERHAQLLAELGLDKPMWQQYLHYIWGVMHGDLGISLKSRLPVWDEFVPRFKATLELGICAMMFAVAVGIPVGVLAAVKRGSIFDHTAVGLALTGYSMPIFWWGMMLIMLVSVHWNLTPVSGRVSDTVFLDDSLPLTGFALIDTAIWGEPGDFIDAVAHMVLPAVVLGTIPLAVIVRMTRSSMLEVLGEDYIRTARAKGLTRMRVIVVHALRNAMLPVVTVIGLQVGTLLAGAILTETIFSWPGLGRWLIDALQRRDYPVVQGGVLLVATMIILVNLLVDLLYGVVNPRIRHKK from the coding sequence ATGCTGCAGTTCATCCTCCGACGACTGGGGTTAGTCATCCCCACGTTTATAGGTATTACCCTACTCACCTTCGCTTTCGTGCATATGATCCCCGGAGACCCGGTAATGATCATGGCCGGAGAGCGCGGTATTTCTCCTGAGCGCCATGCTCAGCTGCTGGCCGAGCTTGGTCTCGACAAGCCAATGTGGCAGCAATACCTCCATTACATTTGGGGCGTAATGCATGGCGATCTGGGTATTTCATTAAAGAGTCGCCTCCCGGTCTGGGACGAGTTCGTGCCACGCTTTAAAGCGACGCTGGAACTCGGCATCTGCGCGATGATGTTCGCCGTTGCCGTCGGTATTCCGGTCGGGGTACTTGCCGCCGTGAAGCGTGGCTCTATCTTCGACCACACCGCCGTGGGCCTCGCGCTGACCGGCTACTCCATGCCAATTTTCTGGTGGGGCATGATGCTCATCATGCTGGTCTCGGTGCACTGGAACCTGACGCCGGTTTCCGGGCGCGTGAGCGACACCGTGTTCCTTGATGACTCCCTGCCGCTCACCGGGTTTGCGCTGATAGACACCGCTATCTGGGGCGAGCCGGGCGACTTTATTGACGCCGTAGCCCACATGGTTCTGCCTGCCGTCGTGTTGGGCACTATCCCGCTGGCGGTTATCGTGCGTATGACCCGCTCCTCGATGCTGGAAGTGCTGGGCGAAGACTACATCCGTACCGCTCGCGCCAAGGGCCTGACGCGTATGCGCGTAATCGTGGTCCATGCGCTGCGCAACGCGATGCTGCCGGTGGTCACCGTAATCGGCCTGCAGGTCGGAACCCTGCTTGCGGGTGCCATCCTGACGGAAACTATCTTCTCCTGGCCGGGTCTTGGCCGCTGGCTCATCGACGCCCTGCAGCGTCGTGACTACCCGGTAGTCCAGGGCGGCGTGCTGCTGGTGGCGACGATGATTATCCTCGTCAACCTGCTGGTAGACCTGCTGTACGGCGTGGTGAACCCGCGTATACGCCATAAGAAATAA
- a CDS encoding LacI family DNA-binding transcriptional regulator — MNGKAARPTISDVAKAAKTGKTSVSRYLNGEQNALSDDLLGRIERAIADLDYRPSQMARGLKRGRTRLIGLIIADITNPYSVDVLSGIEAACREKGFTPLVCNTNNEVDQELHYLDLLRSYQVEGIVVNAVGMREEGLNRLQQSALPMVLIDRKIPGFACDMVGLDNIQAATTATEHLIEQGFEAMLFLSEPLGMVNTRHERLRAFRSTLERYPGVIAENAETPLHEAELIDNTLRQFHTRHRGMRKAVISANGALTLQVARSLRRIGLSWGSDIGLLGFDELEWAELAGVGITTLKQPTWQIGYAALEQVVRRIEGTAETVREQLFSGELIVRGSTSR; from the coding sequence ATGAACGGCAAGGCAGCGCGCCCTACGATAAGCGATGTCGCAAAAGCGGCGAAGACCGGGAAGACCAGCGTCTCCCGCTACCTTAACGGCGAGCAAAACGCGCTGTCCGACGACCTCCTTGGCCGCATTGAGCGTGCCATTGCCGATCTCGATTATCGCCCAAGCCAAATGGCCCGCGGACTGAAACGAGGTCGTACCCGCCTCATCGGCCTGATCATTGCCGACATCACCAATCCCTATTCCGTCGACGTGCTTAGCGGCATAGAAGCCGCCTGCCGCGAGAAAGGCTTCACGCCGCTGGTGTGTAACACCAACAACGAAGTCGATCAGGAGCTGCACTATCTCGACCTGCTGCGCAGCTATCAGGTTGAGGGGATCGTGGTCAACGCGGTTGGGATGCGTGAAGAAGGGCTCAACCGCCTGCAGCAGTCCGCGCTGCCGATGGTGCTTATCGACCGTAAAATCCCAGGCTTTGCCTGCGACATGGTCGGGCTGGACAACATTCAGGCCGCAACCACCGCCACCGAACACCTCATCGAGCAGGGCTTCGAGGCGATGTTGTTCCTGAGTGAGCCGCTGGGCATGGTGAATACTCGCCATGAACGCTTACGTGCATTTCGTAGCACGCTTGAGCGCTATCCCGGCGTGATCGCCGAAAATGCCGAAACGCCGCTGCATGAGGCAGAGTTAATCGACAACACGCTGCGCCAGTTCCACACCCGCCACCGTGGGATGCGCAAAGCGGTTATCTCCGCCAACGGCGCACTCACCCTGCAGGTTGCCCGCTCTCTGCGCCGCATCGGCCTGAGCTGGGGCAGCGATATCGGCCTGCTGGGCTTTGACGAGCTGGAATGGGCAGAGCTTGCCGGCGTTGGCATTACCACCCTGAAGCAGCCGACCTGGCAGATAGGCTATGCCGCGCTGGAGCAGGTTGTGAGGCGCATTGAAGGTACCGCTGAAACCGTGCGTGAGCAGCTCTTTTCCGGCGAGCTTATCGTGCGCGGCTCCACCTCCCGCTAA
- a CDS encoding sugar phosphate isomerase/epimerase family protein, giving the protein MSRKIIVVTAAYGHDRIAALGGQQALLPIIAEAGADGVEIRRELFTSAQLDFLSTMAGEITRHGLEACYSAPEPLFTGDGKLNPLIPSLLQEAHQLNARWLKLSLGQFNHARMFDTLKQWLSESPVALVVENDQTDSGKLAPMQRFQAACDVHNLPVTLTFDMANWLWVDDSPQQAAHALAPSVSYIHVKTAVAHHNHYRAVALDDASSDWKGLLNMLPVDAPRGIEFPLEGRDLVAVTRHYVNLLREE; this is encoded by the coding sequence ATGTCGCGAAAAATTATCGTCGTCACCGCCGCCTACGGCCACGACCGCATTGCCGCCCTCGGCGGGCAGCAGGCCTTGCTGCCCATTATTGCCGAAGCAGGTGCCGACGGCGTAGAGATCCGCCGCGAACTGTTCACCTCCGCGCAGTTAGATTTTCTGTCGACGATGGCCGGTGAAATCACCCGGCACGGGCTGGAAGCCTGCTATTCCGCGCCAGAGCCGCTGTTCACGGGCGACGGCAAGCTGAATCCGCTGATCCCTTCGCTGTTACAGGAGGCTCATCAGCTGAACGCCCGCTGGCTCAAGCTCTCTCTCGGGCAGTTTAACCACGCCCGGATGTTCGACACGCTGAAGCAGTGGCTTAGCGAAAGCCCCGTCGCGCTGGTGGTGGAAAACGACCAAACCGACAGCGGAAAGCTGGCCCCAATGCAGCGCTTCCAGGCCGCCTGTGACGTTCACAACCTGCCGGTCACGCTCACTTTCGACATGGCAAACTGGCTATGGGTGGATGATTCCCCACAGCAGGCCGCGCACGCCCTGGCGCCTTCCGTCAGCTATATCCACGTGAAAACGGCAGTTGCCCACCATAACCACTACCGCGCCGTGGCGCTGGATGACGCCAGCTCTGACTGGAAAGGGCTGCTGAACATGCTGCCGGTGGATGCCCCACGCGGCATTGAGTTTCCGCTGGAAGGGCGAGACCTGGTCGCGGTAACCCGTCATTACGTCAATCTGCTACGCGAGGAGTAA
- the dppC gene encoding dipeptide ABC transporter permease DppC, with translation MTQLTENKVVAAPKPMTPFQEFWHYFKRNKGAVIGLVYVAVMIFIAVFANFIAPHAPAEQFRDALLRPPVWQEGGSWSYILGTDDVGRDVLSRLMYGARLSLLVGCLVVVLSLVMGIVLGLVAGYFGGVVDNIIMRVVDIMLALPSLLLALVLVAIFGPSIGNAALALTFVALPHYVRLTRAAVLVEVNRDYVTASRVAGAGPVRQMFVNIFPNTLAPLIVQASLGFSNAILDMAALGFLGMGAQPPTPEWGTMLADVLQFAQSAWWVVTFPGVAILLTVLAFNLMGDGLRDALDPKLKQ, from the coding sequence ATGACGCAACTGACTGAAAACAAAGTGGTGGCAGCACCCAAGCCGATGACGCCTTTCCAGGAGTTCTGGCACTACTTCAAACGTAATAAAGGGGCGGTGATCGGCCTGGTGTACGTCGCCGTAATGATCTTCATCGCCGTGTTCGCTAACTTCATCGCGCCTCACGCGCCCGCAGAGCAGTTCCGCGACGCGCTGCTGCGCCCGCCGGTCTGGCAGGAAGGCGGCAGCTGGAGCTACATCCTCGGCACCGATGACGTGGGCCGCGATGTGCTCTCCCGCCTGATGTACGGCGCACGCCTGTCGCTGCTGGTCGGCTGCCTGGTGGTCGTCCTGTCGCTGGTAATGGGCATCGTGCTGGGCCTGGTCGCCGGTTACTTCGGCGGCGTGGTCGACAACATCATCATGCGCGTGGTCGATATCATGCTGGCGCTGCCAAGCCTGCTGCTGGCGCTGGTGCTGGTGGCTATCTTCGGCCCGTCTATCGGTAACGCCGCGCTGGCGCTGACCTTCGTTGCGCTGCCGCACTATGTGCGTTTAACCCGCGCTGCGGTGTTGGTGGAAGTTAACCGCGACTACGTCACCGCTTCCCGTGTTGCGGGCGCCGGTCCGGTTCGCCAGATGTTTGTGAATATCTTCCCGAATACCCTCGCGCCGCTGATTGTTCAGGCGTCGCTCGGTTTCTCGAACGCCATTCTCGATATGGCCGCCCTTGGCTTCCTCGGCATGGGTGCGCAGCCGCCAACACCTGAGTGGGGCACCATGCTCGCCGACGTGTTGCAGTTCGCGCAGAGTGCCTGGTGGGTTGTGACCTTCCCTGGGGTTGCGATCCTGCTGACGGTGCTGGCATTTAACCTGATGGGTGACGGTCTGCGTGACGCGCTCGATCCCAAACTGAAGCAGTAA
- the eptB gene encoding kdo(2)-lipid A phosphoethanolamine 7''-transferase, whose product MNYFKTMSQQKLCLLLGVYIGWFLNISVFYQRFDSRAQVFIAWKGLAAATEFFACLLVTFFLFRLLSIFGRNLWRVLATFVVLCSVAASYYMTFFNVVIGYGIIASVMTTDIDLSKEVVGYHFAIWMVLVSLIPLYLIWTNRSQDTLLQQLKTPGQRIKNIAIVVCAGLLVWAPLRTLGEIQSNDERGSTTDMASYGGVVASSYVPVNWVSSLGLFAWAQADESDGNGSLMNPTKKFTYVAPPGMDDTYVVFIIGETTRWDHMGLLGYDRDTTPKLSKEKNLVAFRGQSCDTATKLSLRCMFVREGGAEDNPQRTLKEQNVFAVLKQLGFSSDLYAMQSEVWFYKNAMPDTLAFREQIAAEPRNRGKTVDDMLLVDEMKQSLNRNPDGKHLIILHTKGSHFSYAQRYPRSFAKWTPECINLEKGCSKEHLINAFDNSVLYIDTMIDSVIDQVRDKKAIVFYAADHGESISDSMHLHGTPRAMAPPEQFRVPLMIWASDKYLENPTFAESFKHLQEQAKMKVPHRHVELYDTILGCLGYTSPNGGINQNNNWCHVPNKAVN is encoded by the coding sequence ATGAATTACTTTAAGACAATGTCCCAGCAGAAATTATGTTTACTGCTCGGGGTCTACATTGGTTGGTTTTTAAATATTTCTGTTTTCTATCAACGCTTTGATAGCCGGGCACAGGTTTTCATCGCCTGGAAGGGCCTTGCCGCTGCAACTGAGTTTTTCGCCTGCCTGCTGGTGACGTTTTTCCTGTTCCGCCTGCTGTCGATTTTTGGCCGCAACCTCTGGCGCGTGCTGGCTACCTTTGTAGTGCTTTGCTCGGTGGCCGCCAGCTACTATATGACCTTCTTCAACGTGGTGATCGGCTACGGCATTATTGCCTCGGTGATGACCACTGATATCGACCTGTCTAAAGAAGTGGTGGGCTATCACTTCGCTATCTGGATGGTGCTGGTTAGCCTTATACCGCTGTATCTGATCTGGACGAACAGGTCACAAGATACGCTGCTTCAGCAGCTGAAAACCCCTGGCCAACGCATTAAAAACATCGCTATCGTCGTCTGCGCAGGCTTACTGGTTTGGGCGCCGCTGCGTACGCTGGGTGAAATACAGTCCAACGATGAGCGCGGCTCAACCACAGATATGGCAAGCTACGGCGGCGTCGTGGCGAGTTCCTATGTTCCGGTAAACTGGGTTTCCTCGCTGGGGCTGTTTGCCTGGGCACAGGCCGACGAATCTGACGGTAACGGTTCTCTGATGAACCCAACGAAAAAATTCACCTACGTCGCGCCGCCAGGCATGGATGACACCTACGTGGTGTTTATTATCGGCGAGACAACCCGCTGGGATCACATGGGCCTGCTCGGCTATGACCGCGACACCACGCCAAAACTCTCTAAAGAGAAAAACCTGGTCGCTTTTCGCGGCCAGTCCTGCGATACCGCCACTAAACTCTCGCTGCGCTGCATGTTCGTGCGCGAAGGCGGAGCTGAAGATAACCCTCAGCGAACCCTCAAAGAGCAGAATGTTTTTGCGGTCCTGAAACAGCTGGGCTTTAGCTCCGACCTGTACGCCATGCAGAGCGAAGTCTGGTTCTATAAAAATGCCATGCCGGACACCCTGGCCTTCCGCGAACAAATTGCCGCTGAGCCTCGTAACCGCGGTAAAACCGTGGACGATATGCTGTTAGTGGATGAGATGAAGCAGTCGCTCAATCGCAACCCCGATGGCAAACATCTTATTATCCTGCACACCAAGGGTTCTCACTTCTCCTACGCTCAGCGCTATCCGCGCAGCTTTGCGAAATGGACGCCTGAGTGCATCAACCTCGAAAAAGGTTGTTCAAAGGAACACCTGATCAACGCCTTTGATAACTCGGTGCTGTACATCGATACGATGATCGACAGCGTGATTGACCAGGTGCGCGATAAGAAGGCGATTGTTTTCTACGCCGCGGATCACGGTGAGTCCATCAGCGACTCAATGCACCTGCACGGCACGCCGCGAGCTATGGCTCCGCCAGAGCAGTTCCGCGTGCCGCTGATGATTTGGGCCTCGGACAAGTATCTGGAGAACCCAACGTTCGCCGAGTCCTTTAAACACCTGCAGGAACAGGCAAAAATGAAGGTGCCGCATCGCCACGTTGAGCTGTACGACACTATTCTCGGCTGCCTGGGGTATACCTCACCCAACGGCGGGATTAACCAGAACAACAACTGGTGTCACGTTCCAAATAAAGCCGTGAACTAA
- the dppF gene encoding dipeptide ABC transporter ATP-binding subunit DppF has translation MSTQQAAAQPLLQAIDLKKHYPVKKGFFAPERLVKALDGVSFTLERGKTLAVVGESGCGKSTLGRLLTMIEVPTGGELYYQGQDLLVPDVSAEKLRRQKIQIVFQNPYGSLNPRKKVGQILEEPLQINTRLSKAERREKALEMMAKVGLKTEHYDRYPHMFSGGQRQRIAIARGLMLDPDVVIADEPVSALDVSVRAQVLNLMMDLQQDLGLSYVFISHDLSVVEHIADEVMVMYLGRCVEKGSKEQIFSNPLHPYTQALLSATPRLNPDERRERIKLTGELPSPLNPPPGCAFNARCSRRFGPCTQLQPQLKDYGNGQLVACFAVDQDVNGELR, from the coding sequence ATGAGTACCCAACAGGCCGCCGCGCAACCGCTGTTGCAGGCCATCGACCTGAAAAAACACTACCCGGTGAAGAAGGGCTTTTTCGCCCCTGAACGCCTGGTGAAAGCGCTGGATGGCGTGAGCTTCACCCTTGAGCGCGGTAAAACGCTGGCGGTCGTCGGCGAGTCCGGCTGCGGGAAGTCCACCCTTGGCCGCCTGCTGACAATGATTGAAGTCCCAACCGGCGGGGAGCTGTACTACCAGGGCCAGGATCTGCTGGTCCCGGACGTTTCAGCGGAAAAACTGCGCCGCCAGAAAATTCAGATCGTGTTCCAGAACCCGTACGGCTCGCTGAACCCACGTAAAAAAGTCGGGCAGATTCTGGAAGAGCCGCTGCAAATCAACACCAGGCTGAGCAAAGCCGAGCGCCGTGAAAAAGCGCTGGAAATGATGGCGAAAGTGGGTCTGAAAACCGAGCACTACGACCGCTATCCGCACATGTTCTCCGGCGGCCAGCGTCAGCGTATCGCTATCGCCCGCGGCCTGATGCTTGACCCGGACGTGGTGATTGCCGATGAGCCAGTGTCCGCGCTGGACGTGTCGGTTCGGGCGCAGGTGCTGAACCTGATGATGGACCTGCAGCAGGATTTGGGGCTGTCCTACGTGTTCATCTCCCACGACCTGTCGGTGGTGGAGCACATTGCCGATGAAGTGATGGTGATGTACCTGGGCCGCTGCGTGGAGAAAGGCAGTAAAGAGCAGATTTTCTCTAATCCACTGCACCCGTACACCCAGGCGCTGCTTTCCGCTACGCCACGTCTGAACCCGGACGAACGCCGCGAACGCATCAAGCTGACCGGCGAGCTGCCAAGCCCGCTGAACCCACCGCCGGGCTGCGCCTTTAACGCCCGCTGCAGCCGTCGCTTCGGGCCATGCACCCAGCTCCAGCCGCAGCTTAAGGATTACGGCAACGGCCAGCTGGTGGCGTGTTTCGCTGTCGATCAGGATGTGAACGGGGAACTGCGTTAA